In Carassius carassius chromosome 19, fCarCar2.1, whole genome shotgun sequence, a single genomic region encodes these proteins:
- the LOC132094658 gene encoding radial spoke head 1 homolog, which produces MSDAGSEEFEEEQGSLGEYEGDRNEAGERHGQGRAVLPKGDTYQGAYETGKRCGQGTYKFKKGARYIGEWYMNLKHGQGMFYYPDGSKYEGSWVDDQRQGHGVYTYPNRDTYDGEWLHHQRHGQGTYTHHETGSQYMGTWVMGKMASTGQLIHLNHRYQGNFVNNNPSGPGKYVFDIGCEQHGEYFQLEPIKPWWKSEKDIQTVRNTEHQKMIKKRGPPVHYS; this is translated from the exons ATGTCAGACGCGGGCTCTGAAGAGTTTGAAGAAGAGCAGGGCTCTCTGGGG GAGTACGAGGGAGACCGAAATGAAGCAGGAGAGAGACATGGACAGGGCAGAGCTGTCCTGCCGAAGGGAGACACTTACCAAGGAGCTTATGAAACCGGCAAGAGATGTGGCCAG GGGACATATAAGTTCAAGAAAGGGGCCAGATACATTGGAGAATGGTACATGAATTTAAAACACGGACAGGGTATGTTTTATTACCCAGATGGCTCCAAATATGAAG GAAGCTGGGTGGATGACCAGCGGCAGGGTCATGGTGTTTACACATACCCCAATAGAGACACATATGATGGGGAATGGCTGCACCATCAAAG ACATGGGCAGGGTACATACACACATCACGAAACTGGCTCCCAGTACATGGGCACATGGGTCATGGGAAAGATGGCGTCCACTGGGCAGCTGATCCATCTGAACCACAGATATCAGGGCAACTTTGTCAATAATAAT CCCTCTGGTCCAGGGAAGTATGTGTTTGACATTGGCTGTGAGCAGCATGGAGAGTATTTCCAGTTAGAGCCG ATCAAGCCGTGGTGGAAAAGTGAGAAAGACATACAGACAGTGAGAAACACAGAACACCAAAAGATGATAAAGAAAAGAGGACCTCCGGTTCATTATAGCTGA
- the cln5 gene encoding ceroid-lipofuscinosis neuronal protein 5: MNSLVFFCWIVGSLSGQQLWPVPYERLDRRPDVDPYCQALYPFCPSGDPEGRIPVMTDSDIISVFRLQTPVWEFKYGDMLGKFHIMHDAVGFGSARTGRNFTMEWYELFQLGNCTFPHERASVSAPFWCNQGAACFYEGIDDIHWKQNGTLEKIGEISGEMFNEMARWVQEDNETGVYYETWTVKSDAGANATTWFESYDCSQFVHRTYKTLLDLGAELSSQTPTYYTKIYLFSGVPVHLGNDSIFQQSSTKDLATDIKKFFHSFRSHQSFVEMIESLLEAFEKMVLEKTFYFYYNSEYWMLPMKYPYIKITFEEIPLP, encoded by the exons ATGAACTCTTTGGTGTTCTTCTGTTGGATTGTGGGATCGCTCAGTGGACAGCAGCTCTGGCCTGTGCCTTACGA GCGACTTGACAGGCGTCCAGATGTGGATCCCTACTGCCAGGCTTTGTACCCGTTCTGCCCGAGCGGGGATCCAGAAGGCCGGATCCCTGTGATGACCGACTCGGACATCATCTCGGTGTTCAGACTGCAGACTCCGGTGTGGGAGTTCAAATACGGAGACATGCTGGGAAAGTTT CATATCATGCATGATGCCGTCGGCTTTGGAAGCGCAAGAACGGGACGAAACTTCACCATGGAGTGGTACGAGCTGTTTCAGCTGGGGAACTGCACCTTTCCGCACGAGAGAGCGAGCGTGAGCGCGCCCTTCTGGTGTAATCAGGGAGCCGCCTGTTTCTACGAGGGCATCGATGACATCCACTGGAAACAGAACGGCACTCTGGAGAAGATCGGAGAGATTTCGG gcgagATGTTTAATGAGATGGCTCGCTGGGTTCAGGAGGACAATGAAACGGGTGTTTATTACGAGACTTGGACGGTAAAGTCAGATGCTGGTGCAAACGCCACCACGTGGTTTGAGTCCTACGACTGTTCTCAGTTTGTGCACCGCACATATAAGACGTTGCTGGATTTGGGTGCCGAGCTGTCCAGCCAGACTCCTACTTATTACACCAAGATCTATCTGTTCAGCGGAGTGCCGGTCCATTTGGGAAACGACTCCATCTTTCAGCAGTCCTCCACCAAAGATCTGGCCACAGACATCAAGAAGTTCTTCCACTCGTTCCGCTCGCACCAGTCTTTCGTGGAAATGATTGAGAGCTTGTTGGAGGCTTTTGAAAAGATGGTCCTAGAGAAGACCTTCTATTTCTACTACAACTCTGAATATTGGATGCTGCCGATGAAATATCCTTACATTAAAATAACCTTTGAGGAGATTCCTCTACCATAA